In Micromonospora purpureochromogenes, a single window of DNA contains:
- a CDS encoding C40 family peptidase: protein MVDSGHGRRQRRRRSPVISPVLRPALWSALLGAVAAMALATPAYAEPALPNAVPDTGSRPVATGGLRLPGAAPGLPGGVTGLPTGGPTLPVGGVVASPLLAQITALETQNGQLGDQLLGIRQQRDDARTQLTAAEGELARARDALAAAQQRADSVAADAFKAAAALPPGEIAEDLEGLSRLSRISRGEQSEDTTTAAAGELSRTRSAEQVATQAVASAQDRVRRAEEQFTAVEKALRENERKLVKLRADNQAQLIELERQQEAAEQKLGAAYVEGQSTTGLIASPQALAAVRYALAQLGDPYLWSAEGPDRFDCSGLMWAAYRSAGYYDLPRVSRDQYYATRARSVDRSALLPGDLLFFASGSSWTTIHHVGMYIGGGKMVQAPSTGDVVKISTVRWSGLYAATRVVGAVPAPATTPPPVTPTTPAPRPTGSTSPKPTTPAPKPSPTSTTVPTRPPTTPTTPPASPSPSQSPSPSPSPSDSGAPSPTTSSAEPSTAPSSLAPESSAPASTSASAAASTGA, encoded by the coding sequence ATGGTCGACAGCGGGCACGGGCGACGGCAGCGACGACGCAGGAGCCCGGTGATCTCGCCGGTGCTGCGTCCCGCGCTCTGGTCGGCCCTGCTCGGCGCCGTCGCCGCGATGGCCCTGGCCACCCCCGCGTACGCCGAACCGGCGCTGCCCAACGCCGTTCCCGACACCGGCTCCCGCCCGGTGGCCACCGGCGGCCTGCGCCTGCCCGGTGCCGCCCCGGGCCTGCCCGGCGGCGTGACCGGCCTGCCCACCGGCGGGCCGACCCTGCCGGTCGGCGGGGTCGTCGCCAGCCCGCTGCTGGCCCAGATCACCGCCCTCGAGACGCAGAACGGCCAGCTCGGCGACCAGCTGCTCGGGATCCGCCAGCAACGCGACGACGCCCGCACGCAGCTCACCGCCGCCGAGGGTGAGCTGGCCCGGGCCCGCGACGCCCTGGCCGCCGCCCAGCAGCGCGCCGACTCCGTGGCCGCCGACGCCTTCAAGGCCGCCGCCGCCCTGCCGCCCGGCGAGATCGCCGAGGACCTCGAGGGGCTGAGCCGCCTGTCGCGGATCTCCCGCGGCGAGCAGTCCGAGGACACCACCACCGCCGCCGCCGGCGAGCTGTCCCGCACCCGCAGCGCCGAGCAGGTCGCCACCCAGGCGGTCGCCTCCGCGCAGGACCGGGTCCGCCGGGCGGAGGAGCAGTTCACCGCGGTGGAGAAGGCGCTGCGGGAGAACGAGCGGAAGCTGGTCAAGCTCCGCGCGGACAACCAGGCCCAGCTGATCGAGCTGGAACGGCAGCAGGAGGCCGCCGAGCAGAAGCTCGGTGCCGCGTACGTCGAGGGGCAGAGCACCACCGGCCTGATCGCCAGCCCGCAGGCCCTCGCCGCCGTCCGGTACGCGCTGGCGCAGCTCGGCGACCCGTACCTCTGGTCGGCCGAGGGGCCGGACCGGTTCGACTGCTCCGGTCTGATGTGGGCGGCGTACCGCTCGGCCGGCTACTACGACCTGCCCCGCGTCTCCCGGGACCAGTACTACGCCACCCGGGCCCGCTCGGTGGACCGCAGCGCCCTGCTCCCCGGCGACCTGCTCTTCTTCGCCTCGGGCAGCAGCTGGACGACCATCCACCACGTCGGCATGTACATCGGCGGCGGCAAGATGGTGCAGGCACCGTCCACCGGCGACGTCGTCAAGATCTCCACGGTCCGGTGGTCCGGCCTGTACGCCGCCACCCGGGTCGTCGGGGCGGTACCCGCGCCGGCGACCACGCCGCCGCCCGTCACGCCCACCACGCCGGCCCCCCGGCCGACGGGGTCGACGTCGCCGAAGCCGACCACGCCGGCGCCGAAGCCCTCGCCCACCTCCACGACGGTGCCCACCCGGCCGCCGACCACGCCCACCACGCCGCCGGCCTCCCCGTCGCCGTCGCAGAGCCCGTCGCCGTCGCCGAGCCCGTCGGACTCCGGCGCGCCGAGCCCGACGACCAGCAGCGCGGAGCCGAGCACCGCACCGAGCAGCCTGGCTCCGGAGAGCAGCGCCCCCGCGTCGACCTCGGCGTCGGCCGCGGCGAGCACCGGCGCCTGA
- a CDS encoding DEAD/DEAH box helicase encodes MTTFADPGTTPSVLDPTVGDTPAADVDFADLGLPRPLVEALARQGITTPFEIQRATMPDALAGRDVLGRGQTGSGKTLAFGLPLIARLADRNRARPLHPRALVLVPTRELAMQVNDALMPLGKAVGIFLKTAVGGVPYDRQIDALRRGVEIVVATPGRLGDLINRGVCRLDDVEVTVLDEADQMADMGFLPEVTQLLAKTPAGGQRLLFSATLDGDVDSLVKRFMTDPVTHSTAPSTASVSTMDHHMLLIPPHDKFAVAASIAARDGRTMLFARTQLGVDRLVEQLAAVGVRAGGLHGGKTQRMRTKTLAEFREGRMNVLVATDVAARGIHVDGVSLVLHIDPPKDPKDYLHRAGRTARAGESGAVATLVLPKQRRTTLAMMEKAGVAPAETRVRVGDPTLAELTGAREPSGVPVREEPEPRRAAGQRRYGDRPDRGERRYGDRPTGERRFGDRDGRGERFGERRFDRPAGERSFGDRAQRGFGDRTDRPAGERSFGDRGQRGFGDRTDRPAGERSFGDRGQRGFGDRTDRPAGERSFGDRGDRGYADRPQGERRYGDRDGRGERFGERRFDGRSDRPAGERSFGDRGERRFDGRGDRPAGDRSFGDRGQRGFGDRTDRPAGEHRYGDRPQGERRFGGEQRGTERRGGFGPEARGDDRPRDDRRGFGGRPPARTH; translated from the coding sequence TTGACCACCTTCGCTGACCCCGGCACCACTCCGTCCGTCCTCGACCCGACCGTCGGGGACACTCCCGCCGCCGACGTCGACTTCGCCGACCTCGGCCTGCCCCGGCCGCTGGTCGAGGCGCTCGCCCGGCAGGGCATCACCACCCCGTTCGAGATCCAGCGGGCCACCATGCCCGACGCGCTCGCCGGCCGGGACGTGCTCGGCCGGGGCCAGACCGGCTCCGGCAAGACCCTCGCCTTCGGGCTGCCGCTGATCGCCCGGCTCGCCGACCGCAACCGGGCCCGGCCGCTGCACCCCCGGGCCCTGGTGCTGGTCCCCACCCGGGAACTCGCCATGCAGGTCAACGACGCCCTGATGCCGCTCGGCAAGGCCGTCGGCATCTTCCTCAAGACCGCCGTCGGCGGGGTGCCCTACGACCGGCAGATCGACGCGCTGCGCCGTGGCGTGGAGATCGTCGTGGCCACCCCGGGCCGGCTCGGTGACCTGATCAACCGGGGCGTGTGCCGCCTGGACGACGTCGAGGTGACCGTCCTCGATGAGGCCGACCAGATGGCCGACATGGGCTTCCTGCCCGAGGTGACCCAGCTGCTGGCGAAGACGCCGGCGGGCGGCCAGCGGCTGCTCTTCTCGGCCACCCTGGACGGTGACGTGGACTCGCTGGTCAAGCGGTTCATGACCGACCCGGTGACCCACTCGACCGCACCGTCGACCGCCTCGGTGTCCACCATGGACCACCACATGCTGCTGATCCCGCCGCACGACAAGTTCGCGGTGGCGGCGTCCATCGCGGCCCGCGACGGCCGGACCATGCTCTTCGCGCGTACCCAGCTCGGGGTGGACCGGCTGGTCGAGCAGCTCGCCGCGGTGGGCGTACGGGCCGGTGGCCTGCACGGTGGCAAGACCCAGCGGATGCGTACCAAGACGCTGGCCGAGTTCCGCGAGGGCCGGATGAACGTCCTGGTCGCCACGGACGTGGCCGCCCGGGGCATCCACGTCGACGGGGTCTCCCTGGTGCTGCACATCGACCCGCCGAAGGACCCGAAGGACTACCTGCACCGCGCGGGCCGTACCGCCCGGGCCGGCGAGTCCGGCGCGGTGGCGACCCTGGTGCTGCCCAAGCAGCGCCGCACCACGCTGGCGATGATGGAGAAGGCCGGCGTCGCGCCGGCCGAGACCCGGGTCCGCGTCGGCGACCCGACCCTGGCCGAGCTGACCGGTGCCCGCGAGCCGAGCGGCGTCCCGGTCCGCGAGGAGCCGGAGCCGCGCCGCGCCGCCGGGCAGCGCCGCTACGGCGACCGCCCGGACCGGGGCGAGCGGCGTTACGGCGACCGGCCGACCGGCGAGCGCCGGTTCGGTGACCGGGACGGGCGCGGCGAGCGCTTCGGCGAGCGCCGCTTCGACCGCCCGGCGGGCGAGCGTTCCTTCGGCGACCGGGCCCAGCGCGGCTTTGGCGACCGCACCGACCGCCCGGCCGGCGAGCGTTCCTTCGGCGACCGGGGCCAGCGCGGCTTCGGCGATCGCACCGACCGTCCCGCCGGCGAGCGTTCCTTCGGCGACCGGGGCCAGCGCGGCTTCGGCGATCGCACCGACCGCCCGGCCGGCGAGCGTTCCTTCGGCGACCGGGGCGACCGGGGTTACGCCGACCGCCCCCAGGGCGAGCGGCGCTACGGCGACCGGGACGGGCGCGGCGAGCGCTTCGGTGAGCGGCGCTTCGACGGCCGGAGCGACCGCCCGGCGGGCGAGCGTTCCTTCGGTGACCGGGGCGAGCGGCGCTTCGACGGCCGGGGTGACCGGCCGGCCGGCGACCGCTCGTTCGGCGACCGGGGCCAGCGCGGCTTCGGCGACCGCACCGACCGTCCGGCCGGCGAGCACCGCTACGGCGACCGGCCGCAGGGCGAGCGTCGCTTCGGCGGCGAGCAGCGCGGCACCGAGCGCCGGGGCGGGTTCGGCCCCGAGGCACGGGGCGACGACCGGCCGCGCGACGACCGGCGTGGCTTCGGCGGCCGGCCGCCGGCGCGTACCCACTGA
- a CDS encoding putative glycolipid-binding domain-containing protein: MPRSLFWRRTDIAGAEHAVLDDGPGFVAHGTQVAVDPIPWTCRYQLSAGADGATRSLEVTAEGAGWSRRVRLERGADGWRVTTAEQGDLDAALRAAGQPPAGLPGADDPDRLYDALDVDLSGSPFFNALPVRRLGLTGATPDLPHTVTVAWVLAPSLEVVPAEQVYTPLGPGRVRFASDGFRAELTLDADGLVLHYPGLAERVAAR; encoded by the coding sequence ATGCCGAGGTCACTCTTCTGGCGCCGGACGGACATCGCCGGTGCCGAGCACGCCGTCCTGGACGACGGCCCCGGGTTCGTCGCCCACGGCACCCAGGTCGCCGTGGACCCGATCCCCTGGACGTGCCGCTACCAGCTGAGCGCCGGCGCGGACGGGGCCACCAGGTCGCTGGAGGTGACGGCCGAGGGGGCGGGCTGGTCGCGGCGGGTGCGGCTGGAGCGCGGCGCGGACGGCTGGCGGGTGACCACCGCCGAGCAGGGCGACCTCGACGCGGCGCTGCGGGCCGCCGGGCAGCCACCGGCCGGGCTGCCGGGCGCCGACGACCCCGACCGGCTGTACGACGCCCTCGACGTCGACCTCAGCGGGTCGCCGTTCTTCAACGCCCTGCCGGTCCGGCGACTGGGCCTGACCGGGGCGACGCCGGACCTCCCGCACACGGTCACCGTGGCCTGGGTGCTGGCGCCCAGCCTGGAGGTGGTCCCCGCCGAGCAGGTCTACACCCCGCTCGGGCCGGGACGGGTCCGGTTCGCCAGCGACGGCTTCCGCGCCGAGCTGACCCTCGACGCCGACGGCCTGGTGCTGCACTATCCCGGGCTGGCCGAGCGGGTCGCCGCCCGCTGA
- the cds1 gene encoding L-cysteine desulfhydrase Cds1: protein MTHLDRCDEASRTWVTEAIAAVEADANRSADTHLLPFPLPRAWGIDLYLKDESVHPTGSLKHRLARSLFLYGLCNGWIGPETTIIEASSGSTAVSEAYFARMLELPFVAVMPASTSPEKIAQIEFHGGRCHLVEDPAKVVIEARWLAEDSGGHFMDQFTYAERATDWRGNNNIAESIYAQLSLERHPIPAWVVVGAGTGGTSATIGRYARYRRLPTKLCVVDPENSAFYPAWQAADWSVRTGRGSRIEGIGRPTVEASFLPSVVDRMTQVPDAASLAAMRAGSAVLGRRVGGSTGTNLWGAFGLIAEMLAAGRTGSVVTLICDAGDRYAHTYYDDDWVAAQGLDPAPHLATIERFLDSGAWPA from the coding sequence GTGACTCATCTCGACCGGTGCGACGAGGCCAGCCGGACCTGGGTGACCGAGGCGATCGCCGCGGTCGAGGCGGACGCCAACCGCTCCGCCGACACCCACCTGCTGCCCTTCCCGCTGCCCCGGGCCTGGGGGATCGACCTCTACCTCAAGGACGAGTCGGTCCACCCCACCGGCTCGCTCAAGCACCGGCTGGCCCGCTCGCTCTTCCTCTACGGGCTCTGCAACGGCTGGATCGGCCCGGAGACCACCATCATCGAGGCGTCCTCCGGCTCCACGGCGGTCTCCGAGGCGTACTTCGCCCGGATGCTGGAGCTGCCGTTCGTGGCGGTGATGCCCGCCTCCACCTCACCCGAGAAGATCGCCCAGATCGAGTTCCACGGCGGGCGCTGCCACCTGGTCGAGGACCCGGCCAAGGTGGTGATCGAGGCGCGCTGGCTGGCCGAGGACAGCGGCGGACACTTCATGGACCAGTTCACCTACGCCGAGCGGGCCACCGACTGGCGGGGCAACAACAACATCGCCGAGTCGATCTACGCGCAGCTCTCGCTGGAGCGGCACCCGATCCCGGCCTGGGTCGTGGTGGGCGCCGGCACCGGCGGCACCAGCGCCACCATCGGCCGGTACGCCCGCTACCGGCGGCTGCCCACCAAGCTCTGCGTGGTCGACCCGGAGAACTCGGCGTTCTACCCGGCCTGGCAGGCCGCCGACTGGTCGGTGCGCACCGGTCGCGGCTCCCGGATCGAGGGGATCGGGCGGCCGACCGTCGAGGCGTCCTTCCTGCCCTCGGTGGTGGACCGGATGACCCAGGTCCCGGACGCCGCCTCGCTGGCCGCCATGCGCGCCGGCTCGGCCGTGCTCGGCCGCCGGGTCGGCGGCTCCACCGGCACCAACCTCTGGGGCGCCTTCGGGCTGATCGCCGAGATGCTCGCCGCCGGGCGGACCGGCTCGGTGGTCACCCTGATCTGCGATGCCGGCGACCGCTACGCCCACACCTACTACGACGACGACTGGGTGGCCGCGCAGGGGCTGGACCCGGCCCCGCACCTGGCCACGATCGAACGGTTCCTCGACAGCGGCGCCTGGCCGGCCTGA
- a CDS encoding SDR family NAD(P)-dependent oxidoreductase, with the protein MTTPVRGAAVVTGAAGGLGRAIAAALYADGWTVLLTDLDAGVAATAAAPLGGWSRALDVRDEAACAGVAAEAAGGTAGGLGLWVNNAGILVTGPSWEHDAATRRRVVEVNALGAMTGTLAALAVMRAQGHGHVLNVVSLAGLIAAPGETVYAASKHALLAFSLGTLADLRMAGLTDVHVSCLCPDGIWTPMLHDRLDDPGALASFTGTMLTPQRVAARAARLARHPRPVVSLPRWRGVQVRLLDALPRLALALTPVVRAAGRAGQRRQRHRVGPDGS; encoded by the coding sequence ATGACGACCCCCGTACGCGGCGCCGCCGTGGTCACCGGTGCGGCCGGCGGGCTGGGGCGGGCCATCGCCGCCGCGCTGTACGCCGACGGCTGGACCGTACTCCTGACCGACCTGGACGCCGGCGTGGCCGCCACCGCCGCCGCGCCGCTCGGTGGCTGGTCCCGGGCGCTGGACGTGCGCGACGAGGCGGCCTGCGCCGGGGTCGCCGCCGAGGCGGCCGGCGGGACGGCCGGTGGGCTCGGGCTCTGGGTCAACAACGCCGGCATCCTGGTCACCGGGCCGTCCTGGGAGCACGACGCGGCGACCCGGCGACGGGTGGTCGAGGTGAACGCGCTCGGCGCGATGACCGGCACCCTGGCCGCGCTGGCCGTGATGCGCGCGCAGGGGCACGGGCACGTGCTCAACGTCGTCTCCCTCGCCGGCCTGATCGCCGCGCCGGGCGAGACCGTCTACGCGGCCAGCAAGCACGCGCTGCTGGCGTTCAGCCTCGGCACCCTGGCCGACCTGCGGATGGCCGGCCTGACCGACGTACACGTGTCGTGCCTGTGCCCGGACGGGATCTGGACGCCGATGCTGCACGACCGGCTCGACGACCCGGGGGCGCTGGCCTCCTTCACCGGGACGATGCTGACCCCGCAGCGGGTCGCGGCGCGGGCCGCCCGGCTGGCCCGGCACCCCCGCCCGGTGGTCAGCCTGCCGCGCTGGCGCGGCGTGCAGGTACGGCTGCTGGACGCGCTGCCGCGGCTGGCGCTCGCGCTGACTCCGGTGGTCCGGGCCGCCGGGCGGGCCGGGCAGCGCCGGCAGCGGCACCGGGTCGGGCCGGACGGGAGCTGA